A window of the Corallococcus soli genome harbors these coding sequences:
- a CDS encoding PKD domain-containing protein: MASRPRALPSCLPLLLLTVAVGLVAPGCRSVRPDLGPERTLEAGVPESFGSQNAKAPSVTWDFGDGTPPRTAPGVRHAWATEGRYTVRALDGEKELARVVLTVVPRPVLRAVPEDAQTVLWVPRLRGNVEGLVDFYARAIGSGNARRSLEEAPLVPLLLRSLSGGPTVVDPEEGFGFFLMPGFDGVVALLGVTDMRAALEAVSRELRSAGHRVLPQEDGSARVEPVDGGHAMLLFADRGYVYLAVPDSPDAPEPGETVKALAVESPDVSVVRRRVEALSGPGVSENALLGELRGKVRDGSVFLFSAPPVPEGEQDDMPVRGFFGALAVQADQAELDGFLSSSRPLLGATRGPASALLGRAAAGPVAAAQLSVPPEELARLVFGSPGSPRRQRTLERWRTQGLDAEALLKALRGDVAMLVYFDAAAFFQGFIRDQRPAPKGTVVMEAGLTSLPPVLQLVQKQLQDNGLVFQKETQGDTTRFRTRLLEQPVSLSLSPERATLEAGEVLAGRERGDVGATLRTRFGGEAFGPGHLSLMVDLGRLRADLAGARSVPGVGQGQLLASQVFVGALLERLTPLEYGFLDFAPTDGGGRLQGRVVLRER; this comes from the coding sequence ATGGCGTCCCGTCCCCGCGCGCTCCCGTCCTGTCTGCCGCTCCTCCTGTTGACGGTCGCCGTGGGGCTCGTCGCCCCCGGCTGCCGGAGCGTGAGGCCCGACCTGGGCCCGGAGCGGACGCTGGAGGCGGGCGTGCCGGAGTCCTTCGGCTCGCAGAACGCGAAGGCGCCCTCCGTCACCTGGGACTTCGGGGACGGAACGCCGCCCCGGACGGCGCCGGGCGTGCGCCACGCGTGGGCCACCGAGGGCCGCTACACGGTGCGCGCGCTGGACGGGGAGAAGGAGCTGGCCCGGGTGGTGCTCACCGTGGTGCCGCGTCCGGTGCTGCGCGCGGTGCCCGAGGACGCGCAGACGGTGCTCTGGGTGCCCCGCCTGCGCGGCAACGTGGAGGGCCTGGTGGACTTCTACGCGCGGGCCATTGGCTCGGGGAATGCCCGGCGTTCGCTGGAGGAGGCGCCGCTGGTGCCGCTGCTGCTGCGCAGCCTCTCGGGCGGCCCCACGGTGGTGGACCCGGAGGAGGGCTTCGGCTTCTTCCTGATGCCGGGCTTCGACGGCGTGGTGGCGCTGTTGGGCGTGACGGACATGCGCGCGGCGCTGGAGGCCGTCTCGCGCGAGCTGCGGAGCGCCGGCCACCGGGTGCTGCCCCAGGAGGATGGGAGCGCGCGCGTGGAGCCGGTGGACGGCGGGCACGCGATGCTGCTGTTCGCGGACCGGGGCTACGTGTACCTGGCGGTGCCGGACTCCCCGGACGCGCCCGAGCCCGGGGAGACGGTGAAGGCGCTGGCGGTGGAGTCGCCGGACGTGAGCGTCGTGCGCCGCCGCGTGGAGGCCCTGTCGGGGCCGGGCGTGTCGGAGAACGCGCTGCTGGGCGAATTGCGCGGCAAGGTGCGCGACGGCAGCGTGTTCCTCTTCTCCGCGCCGCCGGTGCCGGAGGGGGAGCAGGACGACATGCCGGTGCGGGGCTTCTTCGGCGCGCTGGCGGTGCAGGCGGATCAGGCGGAGCTGGACGGCTTCCTGTCCTCGTCCCGGCCGCTGCTGGGCGCGACGCGGGGCCCGGCCTCGGCGCTGCTCGGGCGCGCGGCGGCGGGGCCGGTGGCGGCCGCGCAGCTGTCCGTGCCGCCAGAGGAGCTTGCGCGGCTGGTGTTCGGCTCGCCCGGTTCGCCCCGGCGGCAGCGCACGCTGGAGCGCTGGCGCACGCAGGGGCTGGACGCGGAGGCGCTGCTGAAGGCGCTGCGCGGGGACGTGGCGATGCTCGTCTACTTCGACGCGGCGGCCTTCTTCCAGGGCTTCATCCGCGACCAGCGCCCGGCGCCCAAGGGCACCGTGGTGATGGAGGCAGGGCTCACGTCGCTGCCGCCGGTGCTCCAACTGGTGCAGAAGCAGCTCCAGGACAACGGGCTCGTCTTCCAGAAGGAGACGCAAGGGGACACCACGCGCTTCCGCACGCGGCTGCTGGAGCAGCCGGTGTCGCTGTCGCTCAGCCCGGAGCGCGCCACGCTGGAGGCGGGCGAGGTGCTGGCCGGCCGTGAGCGGGGCGACGTGGGCGCGACGCTGCGCACGCGCTTCGGCGGGGAGGCGTTCGGTCCGGGCCACCTGTCGCTGATGGTGGACCTGGGGCGGCTGCGCGCGGACCTCGCGGGCGCGCGCTCGGTGCCGGGCGTGGGGCAGGGGCAGCTGCTGGCCAGCCAGGTCTTCGTCGGCGCGCTGCTGGAGCGCCTCACCCCGCTGGAGTACGGGTTCCTCGACTTCGCCCCCACCGACGGGGGAGGTCGGCTCCAGGGCCGCGTCGTGTTGCGCGAGCGCTAG
- a CDS encoding MXAN_2562 family outer membrane beta-barrel protein, translating to MSSSRAVGLGVAALLLAVPAVAQEVTIPTRSPRTGAIIFRGGGYKPRIDYEKGLTGTPYKDTFGDSSLLLIELELQRFFYQGIGTAGLGFSAGYGEKYANAVLADGGGAAADKAALKVVPLQLNGFYKFDYAAFKWGVPLVPYGKLGLVYSPWWMTKGSGTEVVGGDTAKGGRWGYAATAGVSFLLDVLEPRFARDFDSDLGVNHSYLFAEYTYAEVNNFGSAGLNLGSRRWMFGLALDY from the coding sequence ATGAGCAGCAGCAGGGCAGTGGGGCTGGGAGTCGCGGCGCTTCTCTTGGCGGTTCCGGCGGTGGCGCAGGAGGTGACGATTCCCACGCGCTCCCCGCGCACCGGCGCGATCATCTTCCGCGGTGGCGGCTACAAGCCTCGCATCGACTACGAGAAGGGCCTCACCGGCACTCCGTACAAGGACACCTTCGGGGACTCGTCGCTGCTGCTCATCGAGCTGGAGCTGCAGCGCTTCTTCTACCAGGGCATCGGCACGGCGGGCCTGGGCTTCTCCGCGGGTTACGGGGAGAAGTACGCCAACGCGGTGCTCGCGGACGGCGGCGGCGCGGCGGCGGACAAGGCGGCCCTGAAGGTGGTGCCCCTGCAGCTCAACGGCTTCTACAAGTTCGACTACGCCGCCTTCAAATGGGGCGTGCCGCTGGTGCCGTACGGCAAGCTGGGGCTCGTCTACTCACCGTGGTGGATGACCAAGGGCAGCGGCACCGAGGTGGTGGGCGGTGACACCGCCAAGGGTGGCCGGTGGGGCTACGCGGCCACCGCGGGCGTGTCGTTCCTCCTGGACGTGCTGGAGCCGCGCTTCGCGCGCGACTTCGACTCCGACCTGGGCGTGAACCACTCGTACCTCTTCGCCGAGTACACCTACGCGGAAGTGAACAACTTCGGCAGCGCGGGCCTGAACCTGGGCAGCCGGCGCTGGATGTTCGGTCTGGCGTTGGATTACTAA
- a CDS encoding ATP-binding protein: protein MPLPLPLSPTPSDERHFAGGGEMGALVRSLDWAQTPLGPSRDWPVSLKTMVGVVLNNRFPMLMWWGPEMIQVYNDAYRPVLGHKHPGSLGAPGEAVWKEIWNVIGPMARGVLEGAPATWSENLPLFINSRGFIEETFHTFSYSPVPDEQGSVGGVLVTVRETTEEVQHDRQLRMLRDLAARTADARSAEQAAQVVVDVLAGNDLDLPFTLLYLLEQDGNTARRVGSAALSEATLAARPLQQRLSDERDTDWPFAEAARTGEAVVVGDLSRRLIELPGGRWNTPPPLAVVRALTRPGQARPLGFLVGGVSPRRQLDARYHTFFQLTAEQVASTLANARAYEEERQRAEALAALDRAKTAFFSNISHELRTPLTLLLGPTEDALATPERTLQGEALETVHRNAVRLRKLVNTLLDFARIEAGRVQAAYEPTDLSTLTAGLASAFRSAIERAGLVFDVDCPPLPEPAWVDHEMWEKIVLNLLSNALKFTFTGSITVAQGWHDGHAELRVTDTGTGIPEHELPRLFERFHRIQNARSRSHEGSGIGLALVHELVRLHGGTLGVRSEVDRGTTFTVRIPAGFGHLPKEQVTSARHHRAPLTGANPYVRDALGWLPGSPPALGQDGEPTRHVDTAALGALGRSRILLVDDNADMRDYVGRLLGVTWTVEAVADGEAALQAALARPPDLIITDVMMPRLDGFGLLQALRADERTRHVPVILLSARAGEEAQEEGLNAGADDYLVKPFSTRELLARVTAQLTRSRLRALEAAHGERLARIFQHAPVGIAILRGPTHVYEFANQNYLRLIAHRDVMGKGIREALPDLAHQGIYELLDGVYTTGEPFIGRSVRIVFHHAPEQAQEVFFDFVYQPMSDAQGQVEAIIVVVFDVTELATARREAESANRAKDEFLAMLGHELRNPLAPILTALQLMRLRGDTAAERERTLIERQVTHLVRMVDDLLDVSRVTRGKVSLKRERITLTEVVAKAIEQTSPLIEQRQHTLEVDLPAHGTDLLDADPTRLAQVFANLLTNAAKYTEPGGFLAVTGSREGRELVVSVRDTGVGIAPEMMPRVFDLFVQEHQALDRSQGGLGLGLAIAKSLVTLHEGTISAQSPGRGRGSTFTVRLPALEAEAPAALPTPQPGALVPPEPTTVSARVLIVDDNKDAADVLSESLAFLGCDTRVAYDGPSGLEAAKGFLPEIALLDIGLPVMDGYELARLLRQQEEPRAMKLVAVTGYGQESDRQRSKAAGFDAHLVKPLHFETLEALLKDLTGS from the coding sequence ATGCCCCTGCCCCTGCCCCTGTCCCCCACCCCTTCCGACGAACGTCACTTCGCGGGCGGGGGTGAGATGGGGGCACTGGTGCGTTCGCTGGACTGGGCCCAGACGCCGCTGGGTCCGTCGCGCGACTGGCCCGTCAGCTTGAAGACGATGGTGGGCGTGGTGCTCAACAACCGGTTCCCCATGCTCATGTGGTGGGGCCCGGAGATGATCCAGGTCTACAACGACGCCTACCGTCCGGTGCTCGGCCACAAGCACCCTGGCTCCCTCGGCGCTCCTGGCGAAGCGGTGTGGAAGGAGATCTGGAACGTCATCGGCCCCATGGCGAGGGGCGTGCTCGAAGGCGCGCCCGCGACGTGGAGCGAAAACCTGCCCCTGTTCATCAACAGCCGCGGGTTCATCGAGGAGACGTTCCACACGTTCTCGTACAGCCCCGTTCCCGACGAACAGGGCAGCGTGGGCGGCGTGCTCGTCACCGTGCGAGAGACCACCGAGGAGGTGCAGCACGACCGGCAGCTGCGCATGCTGCGCGACCTGGCGGCCCGCACCGCTGACGCCCGCTCTGCCGAGCAGGCCGCGCAGGTCGTGGTGGACGTGCTCGCGGGCAACGACCTGGACCTGCCCTTCACCCTGCTCTACCTGCTGGAGCAGGACGGAAACACCGCCCGGCGCGTGGGCAGCGCCGCGCTGTCGGAGGCCACGCTCGCCGCGCGGCCGCTCCAGCAGCGCCTGAGCGACGAGCGGGACACCGACTGGCCCTTCGCCGAAGCCGCCCGCACGGGCGAAGCGGTCGTCGTGGGGGACCTGTCGCGGCGCCTCATTGAGCTGCCCGGAGGCCGCTGGAACACCCCGCCCCCGCTCGCGGTGGTGCGCGCGCTGACGCGGCCGGGACAGGCGCGCCCCCTGGGCTTCCTCGTCGGCGGCGTGAGCCCCCGCCGCCAGCTCGACGCGCGCTACCACACGTTCTTCCAGCTCACCGCGGAGCAGGTCGCGTCCACGCTCGCCAACGCGCGCGCCTACGAGGAGGAGCGCCAGCGCGCGGAGGCGCTCGCCGCGTTGGATCGCGCGAAGACGGCCTTCTTCAGCAACATCAGCCACGAGCTGCGCACGCCGCTCACGCTGCTCTTGGGGCCCACCGAGGACGCGCTCGCCACCCCCGAGCGCACGCTCCAGGGTGAAGCGCTGGAGACGGTGCACCGCAACGCCGTGCGCCTGCGCAAGCTGGTCAACACGCTGCTGGACTTCGCGCGCATCGAAGCCGGCCGCGTGCAGGCCGCGTATGAGCCCACCGACCTCTCCACCCTGACCGCCGGGCTCGCCAGCGCCTTCCGCTCCGCCATCGAGCGCGCGGGGCTGGTGTTCGACGTCGACTGTCCTCCCCTGCCGGAGCCGGCCTGGGTGGACCACGAGATGTGGGAGAAGATCGTCCTCAACCTGCTGTCCAACGCGCTGAAGTTCACCTTCACGGGCAGCATCACCGTGGCGCAGGGGTGGCACGACGGACACGCCGAGCTGCGCGTCACCGACACCGGCACCGGCATCCCCGAGCACGAGCTGCCCCGGCTGTTCGAGCGCTTCCACCGCATCCAGAACGCGCGCTCCCGCTCCCACGAGGGCTCCGGCATCGGGCTGGCGCTGGTGCACGAGCTGGTGCGGCTGCACGGGGGCACCCTCGGCGTGCGCAGCGAGGTGGACCGGGGCACGACGTTCACCGTGCGCATCCCCGCGGGCTTCGGGCACCTGCCGAAGGAGCAGGTGACGTCCGCGCGGCACCACCGCGCCCCCCTGACGGGCGCGAACCCCTACGTGCGCGACGCCCTGGGCTGGCTGCCCGGAAGCCCCCCCGCGCTCGGGCAGGACGGCGAGCCCACGCGGCACGTCGACACCGCCGCGCTGGGCGCGCTGGGCCGCTCGCGCATCCTGCTGGTGGACGACAACGCCGACATGCGCGACTACGTGGGCCGGCTGCTCGGCGTCACCTGGACGGTGGAGGCGGTGGCGGACGGCGAGGCCGCGCTCCAGGCCGCGCTCGCCCGGCCCCCGGACCTGATCATCACCGACGTGATGATGCCGCGCCTGGACGGCTTCGGGCTGCTCCAGGCCCTGCGCGCCGACGAGCGCACCCGGCACGTGCCCGTCATCCTGCTGTCCGCGCGCGCGGGCGAGGAGGCCCAGGAGGAGGGCCTCAACGCGGGCGCGGATGACTACCTGGTGAAGCCCTTCTCCACCCGGGAGCTGCTCGCGCGCGTCACCGCCCAGCTCACGCGCTCGCGGCTGCGCGCGCTGGAGGCCGCGCACGGCGAGCGGCTGGCGCGCATCTTCCAGCACGCCCCCGTGGGCATCGCCATCCTGCGCGGCCCGACGCACGTCTACGAGTTCGCCAACCAGAACTACCTGCGGCTCATCGCCCACCGCGACGTGATGGGCAAGGGCATCCGCGAGGCGCTCCCGGACCTGGCCCACCAGGGCATCTACGAGCTGCTGGACGGCGTCTACACCACGGGCGAGCCCTTCATCGGCCGCTCCGTGCGCATCGTCTTCCACCACGCTCCGGAGCAGGCGCAGGAGGTCTTCTTCGACTTCGTCTACCAGCCCATGAGCGACGCGCAGGGGCAGGTGGAGGCCATCATCGTGGTGGTCTTCGACGTGACGGAGCTGGCCACCGCGCGGCGTGAGGCGGAGTCCGCCAACCGCGCCAAGGACGAGTTCCTCGCGATGCTGGGCCACGAGCTGAGAAACCCCCTGGCCCCCATCCTCACCGCGCTCCAGCTCATGCGCCTGCGGGGCGACACCGCCGCGGAGCGCGAGCGCACCCTCATCGAGCGGCAGGTGACGCACCTGGTGCGGATGGTGGACGACCTGCTGGACGTCAGCCGCGTCACCCGGGGCAAGGTCTCCCTCAAGCGCGAGCGCATCACGCTCACCGAAGTGGTGGCCAAGGCGATTGAGCAGACCAGCCCCCTCATCGAGCAGCGCCAGCACACGCTGGAGGTGGACCTGCCCGCGCACGGCACGGACCTGCTGGACGCAGACCCCACGCGGCTGGCGCAGGTGTTCGCCAACCTGCTCACCAACGCCGCGAAGTACACCGAACCGGGCGGCTTCCTCGCGGTGACGGGCTCGCGCGAGGGCCGGGAGCTGGTCGTCAGCGTGCGCGACACGGGCGTGGGCATCGCCCCGGAGATGATGCCGCGCGTGTTCGACCTCTTCGTGCAGGAGCACCAGGCCCTGGACCGCTCCCAGGGCGGACTGGGGCTGGGGCTCGCCATCGCGAAGAGCCTGGTGACCCTGCACGAGGGCACCATCAGCGCCCAAAGCCCGGGCCGGGGCCGCGGCAGCACCTTCACGGTGCGCCTGCCCGCGTTGGAGGCGGAAGCGCCGGCCGCCCTGCCCACGCCGCAGCCCGGCGCGCTGGTGCCCCCGGAGCCCACCACCGTGAGCGCGCGCGTGCTCATCGTGGACGACAACAAGGACGCGGCGGACGTGCTCTCCGAGTCCCTGGCGTTCCTCGGCTGCGACACGCGCGTGGCCTACGACGGCCCCAGTGGCCTGGAGGCCGCGAAGGGCTTCCTTCCTGAAATCGCCCTGCTGGACATCGGGCTGCCGGTGATGGACGGCTATGAGCTGGCGCGGCTGCTCCGGCAGCAGGAGGAGCCCCGCGCGATGAAGCTGGTCGCGGTGACGGGCTATGGCCAGGAGTCCGACCGCCAGCGCTCCAAGGCCGCGGGCTTCGACGCGCACCTGGTGAAGCCGCTGCACTTCGAGACCCTGGAGGCGCTGCTCAAGGATTTGACGGGAAGCTGA
- a CDS encoding NUDIX domain-containing protein: MPEYRNPKPTVDCIIELSGERIVLIRRANPPVGWALPGGFVDEGEPLDKAAIREAKEETGLDVTLEEQFFSYSDPKRDPRLHTISTVFIAKATGEPVGADDAAEAKTFTLDALPRDLCFDHGTILSDYLTYKRTGKRRKL; the protein is encoded by the coding sequence ATGCCCGAATACCGCAACCCCAAACCCACCGTGGACTGCATCATCGAGTTGTCAGGCGAGCGCATCGTGCTCATCCGCCGCGCGAATCCCCCCGTGGGCTGGGCGCTGCCGGGCGGTTTCGTGGATGAGGGCGAGCCGCTGGACAAGGCGGCCATCCGCGAGGCCAAGGAGGAGACGGGGCTGGACGTGACGCTGGAGGAGCAGTTCTTCAGCTATTCGGATCCGAAGCGCGACCCCCGGCTGCACACCATCTCCACGGTGTTCATCGCGAAAGCGACGGGCGAGCCGGTGGGCGCGGACGACGCGGCGGAGGCGAAGACCTTCACGCTGGACGCGCTGCCCAGGGACCTCTGCTTCGACCACGGCACCATCCTGTCCGACTACCTGACGTACAAGCGCACCGGGAAGCGCCGCAAGCTGTAG
- a CDS encoding M50 family metallopeptidase — MHYLFVLLALGALLIVHELGHLLAARLLGVRVPRFTVGFGPPLLSFRLGGTQFVLGAIPLGASADLRGMNPHRAGEEDTTGFGTLGPLKRMAIILAGPVANYAVAMGLLFALYSSGTHVVVPLTVGTVVPGSEAARAQLLPGDRLLRVDGKPLEKWSDFVARVADGVGRELELAVERHGEPRTVKVRPRGDERGTGRIGVSQQYVFRTHAPGEALRQSFVHTGRVASEALSTLVALVRGPDVAGRAGPGALMRQESSDVASSTASGLDALVRAMVAASVALALLTMVPVPGLDGGRVLLLAVEAVSGRRIPPRVETVAQTAGFLFLSIGIVATAGAEIRRALPAPLESRAGPGGTAAPTPPAVAGGKPAPAASTPPAVMGGKPAPVPVVSTPPVVAGGKPATVPAASTAPVPAPAAATSTAGSNGKPGSATAPPPASASTTPAATQDAGTPSSGQPPARVVTPAPP, encoded by the coding sequence ATGCACTACCTCTTCGTCCTGCTCGCCCTCGGGGCGCTGCTCATCGTGCATGAGCTGGGGCACCTGCTGGCCGCGCGCCTGCTGGGCGTGCGCGTGCCGCGCTTCACCGTGGGCTTCGGGCCGCCCCTGCTGTCGTTCCGGCTGGGGGGCACGCAGTTCGTGCTGGGGGCGATTCCCCTGGGCGCGTCCGCGGACCTGCGGGGCATGAACCCGCACCGCGCCGGGGAAGAGGACACGACGGGGTTCGGCACGCTGGGGCCGCTCAAGCGGATGGCCATCATCCTGGCGGGGCCGGTGGCGAACTACGCGGTGGCGATGGGGCTGCTGTTCGCGCTGTATTCGTCGGGCACGCACGTGGTGGTGCCGCTGACGGTGGGCACGGTGGTGCCGGGCTCGGAGGCGGCGCGAGCGCAGCTGCTGCCGGGGGACCGGCTGCTGCGCGTGGACGGCAAGCCGCTGGAGAAATGGTCGGACTTCGTCGCGCGGGTCGCGGACGGCGTGGGCCGCGAGCTGGAGCTGGCGGTGGAGCGACACGGCGAGCCGCGCACGGTGAAGGTGCGGCCCCGTGGGGATGAGCGGGGCACGGGGCGCATCGGCGTGAGCCAGCAGTACGTGTTCCGCACGCACGCGCCCGGCGAGGCGCTGCGTCAGTCGTTCGTGCACACGGGGCGGGTGGCCTCCGAGGCGCTGTCCACGCTGGTGGCGCTGGTGCGGGGCCCGGACGTCGCGGGCCGGGCCGGGCCGGGCGCGCTGATGCGCCAGGAGTCCTCCGACGTCGCGTCGTCCACCGCGTCGGGGCTGGATGCGCTGGTGCGCGCGATGGTGGCGGCGTCGGTGGCGCTGGCGCTGCTGACGATGGTGCCGGTGCCGGGGCTGGATGGTGGCCGGGTGCTGCTGCTCGCCGTCGAGGCGGTGAGCGGCCGGCGCATCCCGCCGCGCGTGGAGACGGTCGCGCAGACGGCCGGGTTCCTCTTCCTGTCGATTGGAATCGTGGCCACGGCGGGCGCGGAGATCCGCCGCGCGCTGCCTGCCCCGTTGGAGTCCCGTGCCGGTCCGGGCGGCACGGCGGCGCCCACGCCTCCTGCGGTGGCGGGCGGCAAGCCTGCTCCGGCGGCTTCAACGCCTCCTGCGGTGATGGGCGGAAAGCCTGCGCCTGTCCCGGTGGTGTCCACGCCTCCAGTGGTGGCGGGCGGCAAGCCCGCGACCGTCCCAGCGGCGTCCACGGCTCCTGTGCCTGCTCCGGCAGCTGCAACGTCTACCGCAGGGTCGAACGGCAAACCGGGGTCCGCGACCGCACCACCTCCTGCATCCGCGTCCACCACACCGGCTGCGACGCAGGACGCGGGAACCCCCTCCTCTGGTCAGCCACCGGCGCGCGTCGTGACGCCGGCCCCTCCCTGA
- a CDS encoding aspartate-semialdehyde dehydrogenase, whose protein sequence is MKENLQIAVVGATGVVGREVLAALYARDVPMEQVRAFGSERSKGLEVEYGEDTLEVELATPDAFKGVHLVLLATPAEASRTLAPAAQAAGAWVVDASPAFRSDGNVPLVLPGFNTEALGPGFTFKGRVVCLPGIVTSTTVHLVEPLRRAFGVVRAQVTALMGASSAGVRGISELEKQTADLLSGREPEPQAFPHRVGFNLVPQVGGFMVNSPWTEEEGGWTLEAARLFAALGEVPVLAGTAVQVPTFHGHGLTVNVQLKKPGPVEQVRAALKTSPSLKVLDAPGERIYPMPMLVMADPAIHVGRVRAFPQAPEWVTLFASVDNAGRAAAQLVEAGLKLTERPS, encoded by the coding sequence ATGAAAGAGAACCTTCAAATCGCGGTGGTGGGTGCCACGGGCGTGGTGGGCCGCGAGGTGCTGGCCGCGCTGTACGCGCGCGACGTGCCCATGGAGCAGGTGCGGGCCTTCGGCTCGGAGCGCTCCAAGGGCCTGGAGGTGGAGTACGGCGAGGACACGCTGGAGGTGGAGCTGGCCACGCCGGACGCCTTCAAGGGCGTCCACCTGGTGCTGCTGGCCACCCCGGCGGAGGCGTCCCGCACGCTGGCCCCGGCCGCGCAGGCCGCGGGGGCCTGGGTCGTGGACGCGAGCCCCGCCTTCCGCAGCGACGGCAACGTGCCGCTGGTGCTCCCGGGCTTCAACACGGAGGCCCTGGGGCCGGGCTTCACCTTCAAGGGCCGGGTGGTGTGCCTGCCGGGCATCGTCACCAGCACGACGGTGCACCTGGTGGAGCCCCTGCGCCGCGCGTTCGGTGTGGTGCGCGCGCAGGTGACGGCGCTGATGGGCGCCTCCAGCGCGGGCGTGCGCGGCATCTCCGAACTGGAGAAGCAGACCGCGGACCTGCTGTCCGGCCGCGAGCCGGAGCCCCAGGCGTTCCCCCACCGCGTGGGCTTCAACTTGGTGCCCCAGGTGGGCGGCTTCATGGTGAACTCCCCCTGGACGGAGGAGGAGGGTGGCTGGACGCTGGAGGCCGCCCGCCTGTTCGCCGCCCTGGGCGAGGTGCCCGTCCTGGCCGGCACCGCCGTGCAGGTGCCCACCTTCCACGGCCACGGCCTCACCGTGAACGTGCAGCTCAAGAAGCCGGGCCCGGTGGAGCAGGTGCGCGCCGCGCTGAAGACGTCCCCGTCCCTCAAGGTGCTGGACGCCCCGGGCGAGCGCATCTACCCCATGCCCATGCTGGTGATGGCCGACCCCGCCATCCACGTGGGCCGGGTGCGCGCCTTCCCCCAGGCCCCGGAGTGGGTGACCCTCTTCGCGTCGGTGGACAACGCCGGCCGGGCGGCCGCCCAACTGGTGGAGGCCGGCCTCAAGCTCACGGAACGTCCCTCCTGA
- the moaD gene encoding molybdopterin converting factor subunit 1 — MSVTVLYFAAARERAGLARESLEVPDGARVSDVLALLAARHPALTPLLPHLRVAVQQQFVEADAPVPQGAELALIPPVAGGAPGLFAVVDRPLVLAEVVAAVAAESAGGLVTFSGAVRNQTKGRRVLRLEYEAYAPMAEAKLAEIGEEVANQWPGTRLAIVHRVGTLVPGELAVVIAAASAHRKEAFRGCEHAIERLKQDVPIWKKEFFEDGEVWVGLGP; from the coding sequence ATGTCCGTCACGGTGCTGTACTTCGCCGCGGCCCGCGAGCGCGCGGGTCTGGCGAGGGAGTCCCTGGAGGTGCCCGACGGCGCGCGCGTGTCGGACGTGCTGGCGCTGCTCGCCGCGCGGCACCCGGCGCTGACGCCGCTCCTGCCGCACCTGCGCGTGGCGGTGCAGCAGCAGTTCGTGGAGGCGGACGCCCCGGTGCCCCAGGGCGCGGAGCTGGCGCTGATTCCGCCCGTGGCCGGAGGCGCTCCGGGCCTCTTCGCGGTGGTGGACCGGCCGCTCGTCCTGGCGGAGGTCGTGGCCGCGGTGGCCGCGGAGTCCGCCGGGGGGCTGGTGACGTTCTCCGGCGCGGTGCGCAACCAGACGAAGGGCCGGCGCGTGCTGCGGCTGGAGTACGAGGCCTACGCGCCCATGGCGGAGGCGAAGCTCGCGGAGATTGGCGAGGAGGTCGCGAACCAGTGGCCGGGCACGCGGCTGGCCATCGTGCACCGCGTGGGCACGCTGGTGCCGGGGGAGCTGGCCGTCGTCATCGCCGCGGCGTCCGCGCACCGCAAGGAGGCCTTCCGGGGCTGCGAGCACGCCATCGAGCGGCTCAAGCAGGACGTGCCCATCTGGAAGAAGGAGTTCTTCGAGGATGGCGAGGTGTGGGTGGGACTGGGGCCCTGA
- a CDS encoding MXAN_2561 family MXYO-CTERM-anchored protein has translation MRLPFVALLLFALPVAAQTGTAVQFTTTASTTTTVVSSRANCATPRRFNWSRTGSLCNGGTLYFYVTSGSCGSQPATTDLVLDTVTVNSATTGSVNFSVSEVLAKLATPTTCDSQQKEITFKLCASTPTISDSFNLTCSSTYSNVGSPAYEVKYDPEPPATPSIGKVIARDSALSVQVDNVETDSNVIVELNAILTADAGVPGDDDAGMDEDAGTDDAGADVDAGADLDAGADVDAGAEADAGTTPVEGEGPTLRFNKAAGEGNVLATGLINGVTYRVRARVEDEAGNVSAASAEVQGTPVKSNGLFDAYKNANGQEQGGCAATGGGVAGGAVLAALGIWLSSRRKVS, from the coding sequence ATGCGCCTTCCCTTTGTCGCCCTCCTGCTCTTCGCCCTCCCGGTCGCGGCCCAGACGGGGACCGCGGTGCAGTTCACCACGACGGCCTCCACCACCACGACGGTGGTCTCGTCCCGGGCGAACTGCGCCACGCCACGGCGCTTCAACTGGAGCCGGACCGGGAGCCTCTGCAACGGGGGCACCCTCTATTTCTATGTCACCTCGGGCAGCTGCGGGTCGCAGCCCGCGACGACGGACCTGGTGCTGGACACCGTCACGGTGAACTCCGCCACCACGGGCTCCGTGAACTTCTCCGTCAGCGAAGTCCTCGCCAAGCTGGCGACCCCGACGACGTGCGACTCACAGCAGAAGGAGATCACCTTCAAGCTGTGCGCCTCCACGCCGACGATCTCGGACTCGTTTAACCTGACCTGCTCGTCCACCTACTCCAACGTGGGCTCCCCCGCGTATGAGGTGAAGTACGACCCCGAGCCGCCCGCGACGCCTTCGATTGGCAAGGTCATCGCGCGGGACTCGGCGCTGTCGGTCCAGGTGGACAACGTGGAGACGGACTCCAACGTCATCGTGGAGCTCAACGCCATCCTGACGGCGGATGCGGGAGTGCCGGGTGATGACGACGCGGGCATGGACGAGGACGCGGGCACGGACGACGCGGGTGCCGACGTCGATGCGGGCGCTGACCTTGATGCGGGCGCGGACGTCGATGCGGGCGCGGAGGCCGACGCTGGCACCACCCCCGTGGAGGGTGAAGGCCCCACGCTTCGCTTCAACAAGGCGGCCGGTGAAGGCAACGTGCTGGCGACGGGGCTCATCAACGGGGTGACGTACCGGGTCCGTGCCAGGGTCGAGGACGAAGCGGGCAACGTGAGCGCCGCGTCCGCGGAGGTGCAAGGCACGCCCGTGAAGAGCAATGGTTTGTTCGACGCATACAAGAACGCCAACGGCCAGGAACAGGGCGGTTGTGCCGCCACCGGCGGAGGCGTCGCGGGCGGTGCGGTGCTGGCGGCGCTGGGCATCTGGCTGTCGTCTCGGAGGAAGGTGTCATGA